In the genome of Aequorivita sp. H23M31, the window TAATGGAACCATGGTTAAAGATTCGCTTAGATACGATGCTTCCAATAACATTACCAAAATCGACGGGTATCAGCTTATAAATGGTTCATGGACACACGTTTCCTATATTGAATATACCTATGACGCTAATGGAAATCGTCTTTCTCGTTCAAACTATAACAGTTTTGGGGGAACCACGTTTACCCTTGGTGGAATTTATAATTACGAGTACGAAAACGATAGACTTGTAAGATGGAACCTGCTTATGGGTGGCACTACTTTATTTGAAAAAGCTACCCTTACTTACAACACCGAAGGGAAAGTAGTAGAGGAACTTGCGCAGGATAATTGGAACTCAGGCTCTTGGGAAAATTCTTGGAAGATTGTTTATGATTATAACCCTGACAGTACCTTAAAATCCTCACATCAATTTTTCTGGAACGGATTTTCTTGGGATACTCCCGGTGGCGACTGGTTTTATTATGATGATAACCAAAACTGCATTAAGTGGGAGTACAAAAGTGGCACAAGGGTAACCAACAAGAATGAATATGAATATAACCTTGATTATACTGTAGAACAATTAGTACTGCCGCTAAATCCTGAAGTTAAATCAGAAAAGAAAAGCATGGTAGAGATGAATAATATGGTTACTCTTCAACATTGGTATACCGAAGATGACCAAGGGAATCTATCCTATATATGCGATTACATTTATACATACGATTATATTGGTACAGCAAGCATATCAAATTTAAGTTTTGAAGTAGATAATTTTTCTGTATATCCAAATCCTTCAACAGATTTCGTTACTATTTTTAACAGAACCAATAACATCCGCACTATCGATGTTATCGATGCAAGCGGAAAATCGGCATTAAAGGTGACTAAGGTGAATAAAAAAGAAATGAACTTGGATATATCTGGATTATCCACCGGAATCTATTACCTCAGAATGTCAACTTCCAAGGGGATAATAACACAGAAGTTGGTAAAAGAATAATTGCATTTCGGAAAGCCTTTTAAAGCTCACTCTTCGGATGAATTAAATAATCGGGTTGTACTAGATGTATTTCCCGATTTTTTTGTTTTTACCACAAAAGACATAATTATTATTATGATCAAAGAGTGAGATTTCAGACTCAATTTAGTCAAGGAATTGCTACGGAAAAATGAAAATTAAAGATCCTGCAAATACCTCCCCATATTTATATTAGTAGAAACCTTTTGATCATCTATAATATTGGTCAGGAATTTAAGGAAGAAGCACCAAGGTATAGAGAATGGCCATTGCAGTGATATCCGTATAAAGCCATCTATCCGGTCTCAGGTATTTTTAAAACCTTCAGTTAAACTAAAAAAGCGGTAGTTGTGATTAGGACGAATAGAAAAACAGAATCACAAAAAACCCCGGACTTTCGAACGGGGTGAGTATCAATTTTTAAAAAATGGTTTACTTTTCAAACAACCATCTATAAATATCATTTCCATTCGCAAAGAGCAACAGGGCAATCAAAATAAAGAATCCCACCATCTGGGCATACTCCATAAATCTATCTCCCGGTTTTCTACCTGAAACTATTTCATATAAAAGAAAAGCGACGTGACCACCATCTAATGCAGGTATAGGAAGGATATTCATAAAGGCCAAGATAATGGATATCAAGGCTGTAGTATCCCAAAAGCTTTGCCAGCTCCAAGTGGCCGGAAAGAGATTTCCGATAGCACCAAAACCTCCTACTTGCGTTGCGCCCTTTTTGGTGAAAACATATTTAAATTGGGACACATAATCCTTAAGGGTATTGAATCCGTATCCAAATCCACCCACCACACTTTCTCCCAACGTATAATCTATCTTTGTTTTGCCAAACTGATCAAACAGTTCTTTTTTAGAGACAGTGATACCAAAAGTTCCCTTATCATCCGGTATAACAGTTAGAGTATCCAATTGACCGTCTCTTTCAACCACCAAAGTATTAGGCTTATCCTTGTTCGCGTTGGCAATCTTTTCAAATTCGTCCCAGTACGTTACCTCTTTCCCATTAATCGCGACAATTCTATCTTCCTTTTGAACTCCAGCTTTCTCTGCGGGAAAACCGTTCCAAACAGAATCTAAAACTGTACTAGTGCGGGGTGTAAAAGGAAAAAGAATGTCCTTCTTAAACATTTCGGTTCCCACATTGTCCGGAACGCTTATGGTTTCCACTTCGCCATTGGCATGTCTAACCTCAACAGTAGAAACATCTCTTAAGAAAAGATACCTGTTAATTTCCAGAACATCCTTAAAAGGTTCTCCATTTACTTTTAAAATATGGTCCCCATCCTGAAAACCATATTCCTTAAATTGCTCGGTAACTGCAAAACCCTGGGGAATATCCTCATTGGTGGTAATATTCGTGCCATAGAAATAAAGTAATCCCATATAGATTACAAACCCAACTATAATATTAACGGTTACTCCACCAAGCATAATAATTAGTCGCTGCCAGGCTGGTTTGCTACGGAATTCCCAAGGCTGTGGTGGCTGGGCCATCTGCTCCTTGTCCATGCTCTCGTCAATCATTCCGGATATTTTAACATATCCACCGAGCGGAAGCCAGCCAATTCCATAAACGGTCTCGCCGATTTTTTTCTTGAATAATGAAAACTTTACGTCAAAGAATAAATAGAACTTTTCTACTCTGGTCTTAAATATTTTAGCGGGAATAAAATGTCCCAATTCGTGCAGCACGATTAATAGGGATAAGCTTAGAAGAAGCTGGATAGCCTTAACAGCAAATGGACTCATGAATATTTTCTAGAAATTAGGGCACAAAAGTAATCTTTTCGGGTGGGCAAAAAAAATAAGCAGCGTTCGTACTGCTTATTTATGAAAGAATTATCAGTATTGATTAAGCAATTAACCAAGACCGCTGCGCTGCTAGGAATCGATAGCCAAGACTAGAGGTTTAAAACCCTGGTAATATATACCATCTTATTTAGGACACTATTGTTTCCCATAAAGAGATTCACGGACCACCTACAATATATTCGTGAACCTGTCCGTCCAGCAGGCAGGTTCGTGGTAAAACCCACCATATCAAATTTTATAATCAACAGTTATTCCTTTACAATCGTTTTATTGATTATCCCTTCTGAGGATTTCAATTGTATAAAGAGAGTACCCGTTGGGAATTTGGAAAGATCCAAGGTCTCTGAAAAGATCTGGGAATCTATTAATTGTCCAAGAGCATTATAGATACGAACGTTCTCTATCTCCAAAGTCTTTGGTTTTTGAATAGCAACAATGTCTGAAGCTGGATTGGGATATAAAACCACTTGATTGCTGTAATCATAATTGGGAGTACCCAATACCACCGTATTATAATTTGAGATAAGATCGTATTCGGGATCAAATTGAATAGATTGTACAGTAAAATCGACGGCCCGATCAAAATATTGATTGTTGTTGGTATTGTTCAGAACCAAATCGAGCGTTTCGCCTTGGGTACCTTTCAATCTTATTGGAACAGGTGCTTCAAAGAAGGAAACCGAGGGATGACTTTGGGTTTGTGAAACCTTAATATTTATGCTACCTGCACTTTGTTGGTTCCATCTGATGGTATAACTGGGATAGCCCTGTCCAAATATCCAGTCGTTGAAAAATTCGGTCAAATTCATGCCACTTATTTCTTCCATATTCCTTTTAAGATCTTCGGTTTTGGCATATCCAAAAGCAAGAGAAGGATCGTTTAAATAATTAGTCGCTCCCTGAAAGAAATCGGCATCTCCCATCTTTTTCCGAAGCATATGAAGTACCATAGAAGGTTTGTTGTAGGAAAGCCTACTATGAAAAATACGATCCACGGAAATCGTATCTGCGGCCGGAATATATACAGAGCCGCCAGGAAAGTATGTGGTGCTATATATTTTTTCCTGCCTCCAGGACTTAAAGCTGGCATTGCCATCCAGATTTTCCACGACCAACCCTTCCATATAAGTGGCAAAACCTTCGTTAAGCCATACATCCTGCCAACTTCCGCACGTAACTTTGTCACCGAACCATTGGTGACCTAGTTCATGAGCAATCAATCCCCTACCTAGACTTCCCATAAAGGAAACTGTGGTATGCTCCATTCCGCCGCCCCATCCCATTTGGGCATGACCATATTTTTCATTAGCATACGGATAGGGTTCAAAAAGATCGGCAAAAATATTCATAATATCTACCGTAACAGGAGTCCGTTGCTGAGCGTAGGCTAAATCTTCAGGATATATATAGTTTATAATCTCAAAAGGACTTCCATTATTGTCCACAGTATGGGAGTAAACAGTGTAATTGGTAACGGCAATTGCCATAAGATAAGCGGGAATGGGATAACCGTGGTGGTAATGGGTAGTTTTTGTATTTCCCTGAATGGTTTGGCCCATTTCTACTCCATTGGCAACGGCAACATATTCCTCATTTGAAGGATTAAACCGTGGCGTGGTGATATAAAAATCTACCGAATCAATCTTGTCAATTAAATCCTGTTTGCAGGGCCACCAAGCCTTCGCGCCAAAGGGTTCCGAAAGTGTCCATAAAATAGGATCGCCGTTGTGTGTACTTACCTCGTAAGAACCAAAACCCGAACTAATAGGATTTCCTGAATAACTAATGCTAAGAGAATCCAAAACTCCCTGCTGCTGCATTTGCGGCAATGTTATAACCACTTCATAATTGCTGTTTTGGGTAAAAGGAAGTGACATCCCTCGTTGTTTAACTTCGGAAACGGTCATATTGTCAACCAATTCAAAAACCATGGTATTCATATCTTCCTTGGCTTCAAAGTGCGATGTGACTTTTCCCGAAATGAAAGCTTGTGTAGGATCTACATTTAATTCAAGTCGATGGTATTTAAGATCGTAATTGTTGGTGTTCATGTTTTGAACTCCTCTAAAATAGCCCATAGCCGCTTTTGCTTCGGCTTCGCTAATTTCTTTTGTAGAATTATTTTGAGAAAAAATTAATAGAGGAAATTGTAAAATGAAAAGGAGTAAAAAAAGCTTCATCTTGTGGGTTTTGTTGTTAAAAGTATCGATTTTGAAAATATTAGGGACTACTTTTGCCGGCGAATATGTCGATCTGATTTAAATTTTAACAGCATGCTTTCGTTCTTTAAAAAATATAAGTTCTTCGCCATTGTGATGTTTGTTTTATCCGCAATTATCATCACGGTGATTTATCAAGTAATGGAGCCCAAACGCAGCTTGAAAGTATTTCAGCCTGCCGAAGTTTCAGCCGATTTGGTTGATACCACCCTGCAATACGTAAAGAAATACCACATTATTGACGATTTTTCTCTGACAAACCAAAATGGGGAAACTGTAACCCAAGAAGATTACGATGGAAAAATTTATGTAGCCGATTTTTTCTTTACTACTTGTCAGACTATCTGTCCAATTATGACTGACCATATGATCCAAATTCAAGAGGCCCTGGCTAATGACGCCAATGTTCTATTACTTTCACACACCGTAACTCCCGAAATTGATAGCGTTCCGCAGCTTAAAAAATATTCTATTGAAAAGGGTGTAAATGATGCAAAATGGAATTTGGTTACTGGCGATAGAAAAGAAATTTACGATCTCGCCAGAAAATCATATTTGGTTGCAAAGGACAACCCTTACGAAGAATTCGACCTTATCCATACCGAGAATTTTGTGCTGGTAGACAAAAGAAAACGGATCCGCGGTTTTTATGATGGCACCGATCCTCGGGCAATTGAAGACTTGCTGGAGGACATCAAGATCCTTGAAAAGGAGCAATAGATTGGAAGGATTTTTTCAAGTCACAGGTTACAGATCAAGTTTCCGGTTTCTGATTTTTTTGATCTCTGGTTTCTGGATAATAGTTCAAATTTGTGGTTTAT includes:
- a CDS encoding M1 family aminopeptidase produces the protein MKLFLLLFILQFPLLIFSQNNSTKEISEAEAKAAMGYFRGVQNMNTNNYDLKYHRLELNVDPTQAFISGKVTSHFEAKEDMNTMVFELVDNMTVSEVKQRGMSLPFTQNSNYEVVITLPQMQQQGVLDSLSISYSGNPISSGFGSYEVSTHNGDPILWTLSEPFGAKAWWPCKQDLIDKIDSVDFYITTPRFNPSNEEYVAVANGVEMGQTIQGNTKTTHYHHGYPIPAYLMAIAVTNYTVYSHTVDNNGSPFEIINYIYPEDLAYAQQRTPVTVDIMNIFADLFEPYPYANEKYGHAQMGWGGGMEHTTVSFMGSLGRGLIAHELGHQWFGDKVTCGSWQDVWLNEGFATYMEGLVVENLDGNASFKSWRQEKIYSTTYFPGGSVYIPAADTISVDRIFHSRLSYNKPSMVLHMLRKKMGDADFFQGATNYLNDPSLAFGYAKTEDLKRNMEEISGMNLTEFFNDWIFGQGYPSYTIRWNQQSAGSINIKVSQTQSHPSVSFFEAPVPIRLKGTQGETLDLVLNNTNNNQYFDRAVDFTVQSIQFDPEYDLISNYNTVVLGTPNYDYSNQVVLYPNPASDIVAIQKPKTLEIENVRIYNALGQLIDSQIFSETLDLSKFPTGTLFIQLKSSEGIINKTIVKE
- a CDS encoding SCO family protein, whose amino-acid sequence is MLSFFKKYKFFAIVMFVLSAIIITVIYQVMEPKRSLKVFQPAEVSADLVDTTLQYVKKYHIIDDFSLTNQNGETVTQEDYDGKIYVADFFFTTCQTICPIMTDHMIQIQEALANDANVLLLSHTVTPEIDSVPQLKKYSIEKGVNDAKWNLVTGDRKEIYDLARKSYLVAKDNPYEEFDLIHTENFVLVDKRKRIRGFYDGTDPRAIEDLLEDIKILEKEQ
- a CDS encoding T9SS type A sorting domain-containing protein; translated protein: MKRTLLICLTGIFSVAGFSQNIQKEYSLAEVRSSDDLEYEIYSYNDNQLLKATHILMDNGTMVKDSLRYDASNNITKIDGYQLINGSWTHVSYIEYTYDANGNRLSRSNYNSFGGTTFTLGGIYNYEYENDRLVRWNLLMGGTTLFEKATLTYNTEGKVVEELAQDNWNSGSWENSWKIVYDYNPDSTLKSSHQFFWNGFSWDTPGGDWFYYDDNQNCIKWEYKSGTRVTNKNEYEYNLDYTVEQLVLPLNPEVKSEKKSMVEMNNMVTLQHWYTEDDQGNLSYICDYIYTYDYIGTASISNLSFEVDNFSVYPNPSTDFVTIFNRTNNIRTIDVIDASGKSALKVTKVNKKEMNLDISGLSTGIYYLRMSTSKGIITQKLVKE
- the rseP gene encoding RIP metalloprotease RseP, with the translated sequence MSPFAVKAIQLLLSLSLLIVLHELGHFIPAKIFKTRVEKFYLFFDVKFSLFKKKIGETVYGIGWLPLGGYVKISGMIDESMDKEQMAQPPQPWEFRSKPAWQRLIIMLGGVTVNIIVGFVIYMGLLYFYGTNITTNEDIPQGFAVTEQFKEYGFQDGDHILKVNGEPFKDVLEINRYLFLRDVSTVEVRHANGEVETISVPDNVGTEMFKKDILFPFTPRTSTVLDSVWNGFPAEKAGVQKEDRIVAINGKEVTYWDEFEKIANANKDKPNTLVVERDGQLDTLTVIPDDKGTFGITVSKKELFDQFGKTKIDYTLGESVVGGFGYGFNTLKDYVSQFKYVFTKKGATQVGGFGAIGNLFPATWSWQSFWDTTALISIILAFMNILPIPALDGGHVAFLLYEIVSGRKPGDRFMEYAQMVGFFILIALLLFANGNDIYRWLFEK